The following is a genomic window from Vicia villosa cultivar HV-30 ecotype Madison, WI unplaced genomic scaffold, Vvil1.0 ctg.005510F_1_1, whole genome shotgun sequence.
AAACACTTTTGTATTTTTGATTGTATTCAAACTTGTGTAATATGCTTTCAAGAAACAACCTTGTAAACACAAACTTTGTATTTCAACTTGTAAGGTGacagttccttgagagactaaGGTATAGTCAAAatttctcaagaagacattgacaaGTAGTCTTTCTGGTTTGCAACACTGACTGTTGGTCTTTGTTGTAGTTCTGTAATTAGttcggttatagtggattaagtccttgttaaGAAGGTAAAATCACCTTGGCGAGTGGACTGGATTAACTTTGTTAACAATGAATCAGGATAAAAAAATTGCGTCATTGATTTTTGTTCTTGTGTTCTTTGTTTTTGACTTGGGaagaattttattttaaaccttgaaaccgaattcaaaccccctttcttgtgtttctctCACTTccatccaccacctcttcctacTTCGTGGAGTAATATCAACTTTGATACCCTCCAATTCATGATTTCCCATCTCCCTTTATCTAAAGAGTTTCCCCAGTGACTACCATGCTCTCTAATATAAGTTGACTCTTGCAATCGTAGGCATGGAGGATAACCTTCTCCTGATGGCGTTGATGTTAGAGGATGTAGACCGGAAGAGGCGAGATCAGACTGAGAAGGAGATGAAGGAGAAGCTCAAGAAATATAAAGATTATTATACCGAAAGCTAGAGGTTGGTGGAGGCCTAGTAGAAAGACAAGGAGACCTAGGAGGAAAAGTTGACAGATGTGAAGACCAAGGCTGTCGAGATCGCTGTTAAAGAGAAATCCTAGTAGGAATCCTTGGATGTCGCTGTCCTTTCAAAAAAGGAGTTGTAAGGAGAGATGTCAAAGCTCACTAACAATCCAGTTTCGACCTCTGACGTATACTTTGAGCAAATAAAAGAACATGTTTCCTTCTTCTATCCCAATCTTGATCTGAGCAAATCAGACTTTTATAAAGTTATCTGTGATGGTCAGCTAGTGGGTGAAGAGGCGATGGCCCCTCAGGAGCCTAAAGGTTCTGCACCCTCCAAGGACGCCCAAGACGATGGCGGGGCGACATAAGGAGGTGAATCTGGAACCCCCCAGTCGGAGGATGCCATCATGAAAGAGGCAATTCTGGATTGAATTTAATGGTTTAATTTTTCTCGTGATGTTTCTTGGGCCTTGGTGGCCTTTTGTTATGTTTCTTGACCCCTACGGGGGCTTTTTGTAATCACTCAAATAATGGCGCCCCTTATGCATATTTATGTTActcatttttattgttattttcctTTAAGATCCTTTTTGCATGATTATGTTGACCCTCAATTGAGGATTTTTTTTACACCCATCTTCCCTAAGGTAGGGCATGTACCTACCGCTATTCTTACAAAGGGGGAATAAAGATATCACTTAAGGATTAGTGCTTTGATCACCTCTAAAGGTGGTAATGGTTCCTCTTAAGGATCCAACATTTTAATAGCCTCTAAGGGTGGTGAGGATCCTTCTTAGGGATCCATCATCTTGATCGCTTTTACGGAcaactaggggtgggaataggccaggccgacctacaggggcctatggccTAGCCTATATAAGGCCGGGCCAGGCCAGACTTTTTTAACCaaaaggccaggcttaggcttttttaaaagcctatttaataaaataggccaggcttaggctattaaaaaagcctatgaagccttataggccggcctatattttcatgtatattaaaaataggctGAATAAAGGCCTATATTTGCATGTATATTAGAAAAAAGACTAAATAAGCAAgcctatatatgtatatatattagaacaaaggctaaatagaccgacctatatatgcatatataagacgacttataaggtttcttaaataatatggattaattgaaaaccatAATGAAAAATAGGCTTTTATATAGGCTTTCAGGCTAggtcaggcttttaaaaaggccaggccaggccaaaaaagAAAGCCTATTATAGGCCACAtgccaggctcaggcctttcaAGTTTACTGTAGGCCAGGTctaggccttataaagcctagcctagcctatttccacccctacggACAACAAGGATATTTCTTATGAATCCAATATTTTGATCGCCTATGAGGGTGACAAGGATTCCTCTTTGGGATCTAGTATTTTTATTTCCTCTTAGGGTGGCAGAGGTCTCTCTTAGGGATCCAACATTTTTATCGGCTCTTAGAATGGCCAAGAATCCTCTTAGGGATCCATCATTTTGATCACCTCTTAGAGCGGAAAGGGTCCCTCTTAGGGATCCAATATTGTGATCGCCTCTTAGAGCAACAAGGAACCCTCTTAGGGTGGCAATGACCCCTCTTAAGGATCCATCAATTTGATCGGTATGAGGGCGACAAGGATTCCTCTAAAGGATCTAGCATTTTATCGCCTCTTAGAGCGACAAGGGTCCCTTTTATGGATCTAATAGCGACAAGGATCCCTCTTAGAGATCCAACATTTTAATCACCTCTTAGAGCGGCCAGGATCCCTCTTAGGGATCCAACATTTGGATCGCCTCTTAAGGCGACAAAGATCCTTCTTAGTGATCCAACATTTTGATCGCTTCTTAGGACGATCTTCTCCCAAGATTTTAGGTATTTTTGCAAAAAGGGAATAACTAGCAAACACAAATTctatgaaataataaaatgagGGACCACATTAAAAACCCTCGCCCCATGCAAGGCACATAGGGAAATAATGCACCCCATAAAACAACAAGTCTTTACAACGGTAGAGATGTAATACTCGTCTATCAAAATTAACATCAAAATGATTAAACGACGATAAAGAAAGCAAACAAATGACATTAGGGAAAGTGGAGCCAGATGTCATTCCTTATGAGTTTTTAATCTTTGGTCTCCTCGCTTACTTGAGGGGGAGCCTACCCACATTTGCAAGTTTATCTTGGTGGCTTTATTCATAAACCCACTTTCTTAGCGTTTGCGCCTAGAATGCGGTCCCTTTTTTTCGCTTGAGGCTCTCTACATAGCACTTTTTAGTGATTTCCTGATCTCCCCAGATAACTTTTACCCGGCTGCGCTCCATGCTTGAAAATCCATATGCAGTTGTATATGTCTTTCTTATATAAGTATTACGCTAAGTCACACACAAAGACACTTTCATGCATAATTGTAAAGTTTCACCTCATTCATGTACTGACTTGAGGATATTATAGTTGACCTTTTTACAGGTATCCTATTTAATTATCGAAAAACAATCCCCACTACAATGAAAACTTTTTCACGTTGGTCATCATCAATTTTTAGTTCCAATACAGAATGCTCGAAGTTCCGACCCTTTAACCCCTTAACCTTAACTAAAATAGCAGTTgttaaaatacacaaaaaaaatcttaatttGAGAATCGAGTTCAatgataatttttttccaaatctACACCCATCaatctaacaaaatattttttctaagAGACAAAGCTATGACATGTTCTCACAAAAAAAAGAATGTCCCTTGCAAAAACCATGGTCCACATTCTTAAAATCATTTGGAATGGTAacttataagttttttttttatctgcatctaattttcttatattgatGGATGATGATTGACATAACACAATCATAAGCAAGGAAGTGATTTCCTCGTCATTCCAACACCATAACAGCAATATACTTGCTTCTTCTTTTTTGGAGATAACATAACAGCCAGCAATACTTAGTTGTTCCTTCCAAAAGCCGCCAATTTGGATTCTCCAAACCCAACACCCCACCCCACGCTCTCCACCAAGCGCGTCCCCTACAAACCCCACCCCTTTTGATTTTTCTAACGTCTTTTGTTTAGTCACAATAATCAACTCAACCAATAACTATCCTAATACTTTTCAAATTCGAAAACCGCCACCAAAAATTCGCTGTTTCTTTCAccctataaataatttaatattttcattattcTTATCCTTAATTATTACCCCATTTTTTAATACCCGTTTGGGTCGTTAACTTTAGATCCAAATTCGCAACACAAAATTCATCATCAAAAAGCTtctattttctctattttctcaATTGGGTTTCCGGAATCAAATTTTTCTAGGGTTTTGTTTCACTCCCACGCCACCAATGGATCCCAAACAAACCACTTCCTCCAGTACTGGTGGTGGTTTCTTTGCTTCTATTGCTTCAAGTTTGTCCAATTTTGGCTCTGTCGTGTCCAAATCTGTTAACGGGTATCAATCATAATTTCAAACTTGTTCAATTTACCAGTTTTCAATTTTTATGTGTGGGGAATTTCCTTGATATCATCGTTTTACCCTGTAGCGATTTTTGTTTTTGATGATGATCTTTCAAAATTGGGTTTTTAGATGTGTTGCTATGTGTTAGGTTATGGATGTTTCACAGTTACTAGGTTTATGATTTAGTTTTGCTATTTTGTGATTTTGTGTTTTGAGGTTTTACTGTAGATGGATTTGTTGTTTGCAAATTGGAATAATTTGGTTTATTTCTTAGTTTGGttggtttgatttgatttatGAGCTGATGAGatttatttttttgattatttgttgtgatgttGATTTTTTAGTCCTACTGGAATTGAGCTTGAGGGATTGGAAGTTGTTAATCCAGAAGGAGGAACGGAAGATGCTGAAGAGGAAGCGAAAAAGGGACGATGGAAAGAGGAGGTATAGTACTACTACTGATCACCTATGAACCACTTACACAGATTGAATGTAAGTATGCACGTAAGTGTTGGATAGCTACATAACTGTTTGGTTTTGTGGCGGCAAATTTTCACATCACCGGAGAAGTtctcttttgtagcttctaagaGTTATGTCAATTATGCGTTGTTATTGATGCAAACACGCATAATGGGCAACTAAGCATGTAAACAAACAAATAGTGTGTGTGTGTTTGGTTCTGTGGTGAAAAAAATTGACTTTGAAtgaattgttttcataaaattgATTCTAGCTTAAACGCAATTGAaagtaaagtgatttatgtttggataaattTATCTAGAAATGAGTTGAACAGTCAACTTCGATGTAAAAGTCACATTTAAactcaaaagctacaaattctaacttcaagtagaatcaattttggAGGCAGGTTTTATTCTACTTTAGAAGCAATCTATATTTTATCAGACACAAATTATTGGTTTCCATTTTTGTAACTAAAGATGGGAATATGCATATTGAAACATCTGCGCGGCATGTTAAACAGTGCTCTGAATTGCGGATCTAGGAAAATAACAATTTGCTTAAATTCTGCTAAATACCGTATTTAACAACACTTTGTACTAAATAGCGTATTGTGAGTTTATCCTTGAAGTGTTATTTTTTTCATTACAGGAACGGGATAGTTACTGGAAAATGATGCAAAAGTATGTTGGCTCTGATATCACATCAATGGTGACACTTCCAGTTATCATTTTTGAGCCAATGACGATGATACAAAAAATGGCCGAGGTCTGTTTTATCATAAAATGTACTTTGCTACATATGTTTTGTGCTATTTGCATTAGTACAAACTATTTTAGAAAGAGTTTCATATTTAGAATGCAGAAACTCATTGGTTCTTTAATTTCACAGCTTATGGAGTACTCTTACCTATTAGATATGGCGGATGAGACTGATGATCCATACATGAGACTTGTGTATGCCTGTGAGTATCATTTCATAGTTTCCCTCACTTGCATACGCACGCGCACACAGAAACATAAATGTGCATACATTGCATGGAATATGACCTTATAGATGGTTTTTGCAGCATCGTTCTTTATATCTGTATACTACGCCTATCAAAGAACATGGAAGCCATTCAATCCAATTCTTGGTGAGACTTATGAAATGGCTAACCATGGTGGCATGTCATTTATAGCAGAGCAGGTTCGTTTAACGTCCTGTTTATTTCTATTCCAGTTCTTCAAATAAAATGCTGATTCCACAAAAGTTTACATTCCTCTCTTTGTCATTTATTTTTTTCCACGGCCTCTGGAATATGCACAGTTTTTCAGTTATATTGTAGTTCTCCTATATTTAGTATGATTCTTACTTGTGTTGTTGACTTATAAAACCAAATTGCTTCAGGTCAGTCATCATCCTCCAATGAGTGCCGGACATGCTGAAAATGAACATTTCACTTACGATGTGACATCAAAATTGAAAACTAAATTTCTTGGCAACTCGGTTGATGTATATCCTGTTGGAAGGTAATACTTATTCTgcctttatattaaaaataataaagaagatAAAATCCCGAAAAATCATTGTACACATCATTCCTTAGCAAGTATTTTTCAAGTTGTTGTATTGTATGTATAATGCATATGTAACGCGCTTTTACTTACCTTAATGCAGGACACGAGTTACTCTAAAAAGAGATGGTGTGACCCTTGATTTGGTGCCTCCACCTACAAAAGTTAGCAACTTGATTTTTGGACGAACTTGGATTGATTCACCCGGGGAGATGGTCCTGACAAATCTGACTACAGGGGATAAAGTCGTGCTGTATTTTCAACCATGTGGCTGGTTCGGGTATGCTACGCGATTCAATGTTCATGCATTTTCTTGCTTGAAATGATAGAAatgattgttattatatttgtCTTATGTAATAATGTGAACATTTTGCTTATTCGTCTTCCAGTTACGATTTTCACTTCATATGTGTAAACTATTAAATTCAAAACTTCTTTAGTGCTGCTTTTATATATAATATCCAACTATAAAGGCATTGACCTTTTGCAGAGCTGGTCGATATGAAGTGGACGGATATGTGTATAATGCAGCTGAAGAGCCAAAAATTCTAATAACTGGAAAATGGAATGAATCTTTGAGTTATCAAGTTTGTGACCCAGAAGGAGAGCCACTTCCTGGAACTGAGTTGAAAGAGGTTAGTAGTTCAACTCTCTCTTCAGTGTTATGCCCATAAAGATGATGTGATCTCGTTTAATATCACGCTCTTTGTTCTTTAGATTATGCTGTTACAATTGTTCATGAAATTGTAGTAAAATTGTACGATTTAAAGGAATTGTACAATTTTCAGGAGATGATGTATTGTGTCACatgttctttgatttcttctttcTTTCCGGAAACTCTTGCAATTTTTAATCAAGTTGTGTTCCATTCTGCAGGTTTGGAAAGTTGCCGAGATCCCTAAAAAGGACAAATTCCAATACACCTATTTTGCACACAAGCTTAACAGCTTTGACACTGCTCCCAAGAAGTTGTTGGCATCTGATTCTCGTCTTCGTCCTGATAGATTGGCCCTTGAGAAAGGTGACCTATCGGTGTCGGGCAATGAAAAGAGCAGGTAACTAACTACTGTGCACCGTCTCTAGAAACCAAAGATGACAACAGGGTTAGTGTTGATTGTTCTCTTACATTTTTGTCTACTTACTTTTCAGTTTGGAGGAGAGACAAAGAGCCGAGAAGAGAAACCGAGAGGCGAAGAACCAGAAGTTCATTCCTAGATGGTTTGATCTAACCGAGGAAGTAACACCTACACCTTGGGGTGAATTGGAAGTCTACCAATACAATGGTAAATATACGGAACATCGCACCGCTATAGATAGTTCTGATTGCATTGAGGAGCCTGATAGTAGACCAGAATTCAATCCTTGGCAATTTGATAATTTGGTGGCTGAATAAACATTCTCGTGGAGTTTTTCTTAACTGTCATTTTGTTATTATAAGTTTGTAATGTATCTATTATTTGAACACAGATtttatcttgtttttttttttgggttgtaTTATGTTGTAGCATTTGATTAATCAATATTAGCCATGTTAGTTCAATCTATTCTGAAGCCATCCTCATTGCTGCTTGTGACATTTTCTTTTTTTACGTTTTCTGATGTTTTTTTGGTTCAAGTTCTAATGTAATTTTAAACTTAAGGTTATAGTCATTTTCAAATGTTGGTGTGGTCCAATGTTTTTTTTAAAGTTCACCCCCGAGTTAAAGGAATTGCTCTTCACTGAGTTATTTTATGATATAATAAAATTACAAGCTTATGAATATCAAATTTCTAACCATCTTCTCAAAATGAGGATTTTTCTTTGCACCCTTATACTTTTCTCCAAGACTCTTGGTAAAATGTCAAAAACGTCTCATGTTTTTGGAGATTTCTCTTTGGacaatcacatttttttttcgGTGTCATCATGTTCGCAAGCAGTAAACATTTGTTTATTTATGAAACATTGACCAACATCTATCTCGACGAGATTCAGTTTAACATCATCATTCACTTCATCTGATTTAATATCATGCTTCACTTCATCTGGTTAAACATTATCCTTTGCTACATCCTGTTTTACATCATTACACACAACAACTTTGAGAATGCTTCACTTCATCTGGTTTAACATTATCCTTTGCTACATCCTGTTTTACATCATTACACACAACAACTTTGAGAAAGATATCTTGGTGCATCATATCTGATAAGAACCAAAATAAGaaaatgtttaagaacaaacATATCTTGGTGCATCATATCTGATAAGAACCAAAATAAGAAAATGAACAAGTAACAAAAGATTTCAAAAATACACATGAAATTATGGTAGGTGAGTTCGAATACGTATATCCAGAAAAAAGCGCATATTTTTTCCGCTCAAACACAAGATTAATGCAAGTAATGAGGGATGAAATGAAGGAACTTTATCTTAAGTTGCACCTTATTTGGTTCCTTTTGATGTGATAAAATGCAACTCAACCATAAAAGTGTTTATTGTGGTTGGATCGTTTGTCAAAAGTCTATTGTGTGGTATACCTACCAAGCCTTTATGCAACTCAACAGTCTCTTAAAGAAGCCAATATGTGCACACCGACTTCATTCAATACGTATAATCCTATTGTCTCCAAAGAGTGCTTAGAAAGGCCAACTAGACAAACATATACATCATATTGCAAGGTTGAAAGTAAATCTCCTTATGATGAAAAGGCGTGTCATGACAATTTTTTATGCCTTGGTACGATCTCCAAAGAAAACTTAAAACTCTGACCATATATCCATACGAATTACATTCAAACTTGCTTTCAATAAGTATTTTCAATTCTGCCATCCATCCAGACTAGATTTGTTAGAATTCTCCCAATAACACTTTCTTCTCTACAACATTTGTTAAGTAAATCCCAACCAAACATCTCCCTATTGGCTCTATATAGCAATTCTTCCAGTACATATTTGGAACAAAGTTATTAATAGTCGTCAATAGAGCCGTTATCCTGGGACAAGAGTGCGATGCGGAGGCCAACCACTATGACATAAGAGTCTGCGTTTCAGTTTGAGACTGTGGCTTCTTTTTGTCTTAGAGATGGTCATGGGAGAGTAGATCTTCCCAATCAAAAGTGGGTTACAAACTGCTATCTATTTTGACTGAGAAAAACAATATTTACCCTTAAAAATTAGCGTTGGaggagttttttttttgtagcTTCGCCTAATTTTCCCTAACTCTGAAAAACACCTCATGCGTTTCTCATTTCTTATCATCTTCTCACTTGCTCACGCGTTTCTCATTTCCTCGTGTGTTTCTCACTTTTCACCTTCTTCTCATTTTCTCATGCGCTTCTCACTTTTCATTGTATTATCACTTCCTCACACGTTCTCACTTTCTCGCACATTTCTCACTTCTCATCGTCTTCTCACTTTCTCATGTGTTTCTCAACTCTCATTGTcttctttattttctcttctttatttatttagtaataactttttcttcttctttactt
Proteins encoded in this region:
- the LOC131642641 gene encoding oxysterol-binding protein-related protein 3A-like, which encodes MDPKQTTSSSTGGGFFASIASSLSNFGSVVSKSVNGPTGIELEGLEVVNPEGGTEDAEEEAKKGRWKEEERDSYWKMMQKYVGSDITSMVTLPVIIFEPMTMIQKMAELMEYSYLLDMADETDDPYMRLVYASSFFISVYYAYQRTWKPFNPILGETYEMANHGGMSFIAEQVSHHPPMSAGHAENEHFTYDVTSKLKTKFLGNSVDVYPVGRTRVTLKRDGVTLDLVPPPTKVSNLIFGRTWIDSPGEMVLTNLTTGDKVVLYFQPCGWFGAGRYEVDGYVYNAAEEPKILITGKWNESLSYQVCDPEGEPLPGTELKEVWKVAEIPKKDKFQYTYFAHKLNSFDTAPKKLLASDSRLRPDRLALEKGDLSVSGNEKSSLEERQRAEKRNREAKNQKFIPRWFDLTEEVTPTPWGELEVYQYNGKYTEHRTAIDSSDCIEEPDSRPEFNPWQFDNLVAE